Proteins encoded within one genomic window of Ovis aries strain OAR_USU_Benz2616 breed Rambouillet chromosome 1, ARS-UI_Ramb_v3.0, whole genome shotgun sequence:
- the LOC105605703 gene encoding keratin-associated protein 21-1-like: protein MCCNYYGNSCGYGCGYGSRYGCGYGSGYGCGYGSGYGCGYGTGYSCGFRPFYGCSYGTRYGCGYGSGYSSYWPVCYRRCYFCC from the coding sequence ATGTGTTGTAACTACTACGGCAACTCCTGTGGCTATGGCTGTGGATATGGAAGTAGATACGGCTGTGGATATGGCTCAGGATACGGCTGTGGATACGGGTCAGGATACGGCTGTGGATATGGGACAGGATACAGCTGTGGATTTAGGCccttttatggctgcagttatGGAACCAGATATGGCTGTGGATATGGCTCTGGCTATAGCAGCTACTGGCCAGTTTGCTACAGGAGATGTTATTTTTGCTGCTAG
- the LOC114109297 gene encoding keratin-associated protein 21-1-like — translation MRCNYYGSSYGYGCGNSYGCGLSPYYGCAYGTRCGCGYGTGCGYGSGYGCGFSPYHGCGYSSHYGCGYGTRCGCGYGTGYDSYRPVCYRRCYSSCC, via the coding sequence ATGCGTTGTAACTACTACGGCAGCTCCTATGGCTATGGCTGTGGAAACAGCTATGGCTGCGGATTGAGCCCTTATTATGGCTGTGCTTATGGAACCAGATGTGGCTGTGGATATGGGACTGGCTGTGGATATGGTTCAGGATATGGCTGTGGATTTAGCCCCTATCATGGCTGTGGATACAGCTCCCATTATGGCTGTGGTTATGGAACCAGATGTGGCTGTGGATATGGAACTGGCTACGACAGTTACAGGCCAGTCTGCTACAGGAGATGTTATTCTTCTTGCTGCTAG
- the LOC121818042 gene encoding keratin-associated protein 6-2-like: MCCNYYGNSCGYGCGNGYSCRFSPYYSCGYGSRYGCGYGSGYGCGYGSGYGCGYGTGYGCGFRPYYGCGYGTRYGCGYGSSYSSYWPVCYRRCYSCC; this comes from the coding sequence ATGTGTTGTAACTACTACGGCAACTCCTGTGGCTATGGCTGTGGAAACGGCTATAGCTGTAGGTTCAGCCCCTATTATAGCTGTGGATATGGAAGTAGATACGGCTGTGGATATGGCTCAGGATACGGCTGTGGATATGGTTCAGGATACGGATGTGGATATGGGACAGGATATGGCTGTGGATTTAGGCCCTATTATGGCTGTGGTTATGGAACCAGATATGGCTGTGGATATGGCTCAAGCTATAGCAGCTACTGGCCAGTTTGCTACAGGAGATGTTATTCTTGCTGCTAG